One Psychrobacillus glaciei genomic region harbors:
- a CDS encoding GNAT family N-acetyltransferase — translation MIRKRDLHECTALYELMAEPSVLAYVRNKASSADEYWFITKQLMEEEEKGLSISRTIVSDFGQPIGTINLFDIENGAGFLGTWIGKPFQGLGYNKKAKEQFLQEMFFETDIHTIFLRIRKNNAKSIRATEKLPYAMKANDTHPNIYEAINKENDTFDLYYIPKDLFHLVMLQENTEEEQAM, via the coding sequence TTGATTAGAAAACGTGATTTACATGAATGTACTGCATTATATGAATTAATGGCAGAACCATCCGTACTTGCTTATGTACGCAATAAAGCAAGTTCAGCAGATGAATATTGGTTTATAACAAAACAGTTAATGGAAGAAGAAGAGAAAGGCCTTTCTATATCACGAACAATAGTTAGTGATTTCGGCCAACCGATCGGAACGATTAATTTGTTTGATATCGAAAATGGGGCAGGGTTTCTTGGTACTTGGATTGGTAAACCTTTTCAAGGGCTTGGATATAACAAAAAAGCTAAAGAACAGTTTTTACAGGAAATGTTTTTTGAGACAGATATTCATACAATCTTTTTACGTATACGAAAAAACAATGCGAAAAGTATACGGGCTACTGAAAAACTACCTTACGCAATGAAAGCTAATGACACGCATCCAAACATATATGAAGCAATAAATAAAGAAAATGATACATTCGATCTTTACTACATTCCGAAAGATTTATTCCACCTTGTTATGCTTCAAGAAAATACAGAAGAAGAACAAGCAATGTGA
- a CDS encoding MATE family efflux transporter, producing MQETKTLSEKSFQMIKIVVPILVTQVALYLMTFFDVLMTSKFSIDHLAGVSIGSSLWVPVYTGLTGILLGITPIVAQLMGAKKKEDVPIFVQQGFYIAIVLAIVIFFGILMFIDPALQLIPLEDSVRVVAKDYLYMMSIGLIPLFLYSVLRSFIDALGKTRVSMIITLLSAPINIALNYIFIYGKLGMPALGGAGAGLASALTYWVILFIAIFIVYRNKPFAELRIFHGWSKPSFIKFKVLTKIGLPIGLSIFAETTIFSAVTILMSTYSTAVISAHQIAMNFTSLLYMVPLSIAMGTTILVGYEVGANRFKDAKTYSWLAVGTAISFSFISATILLLFREQIATIYTNDQAVITLAVQFFFFAALFQLSDSIQAPVQGALRGYKDVTITFIMAIVSYWIIGLPTGYILANYTSFERFGYWIGLIVGLTLGALTLGSRLIYLQRKIKKNDA from the coding sequence ATGCAAGAAACAAAAACATTATCAGAAAAAAGTTTTCAAATGATCAAAATAGTCGTCCCAATATTAGTCACTCAGGTTGCCCTGTATTTAATGACTTTTTTCGATGTTTTAATGACGAGTAAATTTAGTATTGATCATTTAGCAGGTGTTTCTATTGGCTCATCACTTTGGGTGCCAGTATATACTGGACTAACCGGTATTTTACTAGGCATTACGCCCATTGTAGCACAATTAATGGGTGCGAAAAAGAAGGAAGACGTACCCATCTTTGTGCAACAAGGATTTTATATTGCCATTGTGTTGGCAATTGTGATCTTTTTCGGTATTTTAATGTTTATTGATCCTGCGTTACAACTCATTCCGCTTGAGGATAGTGTACGCGTCGTGGCAAAGGATTATTTATATATGATGAGTATTGGACTTATTCCTTTATTTCTCTATAGTGTGCTCCGTTCTTTTATTGATGCACTAGGAAAAACTCGTGTATCGATGATTATTACGCTGTTATCTGCTCCTATCAATATTGCATTAAACTATATATTTATATATGGGAAACTTGGAATGCCTGCACTTGGAGGGGCCGGTGCAGGGTTAGCATCTGCACTTACATATTGGGTAATATTATTTATTGCGATCTTTATCGTATATCGCAACAAACCTTTTGCTGAGTTAAGGATATTCCACGGTTGGAGTAAACCATCCTTCATAAAATTTAAGGTTTTAACTAAAATAGGATTACCAATTGGATTGTCTATTTTTGCTGAAACAACGATTTTTTCTGCTGTTACTATTCTTATGAGCACTTATTCAACCGCTGTAATATCCGCACACCAAATTGCCATGAACTTCACCTCTCTGCTTTATATGGTTCCATTAAGTATAGCCATGGGAACAACCATTCTAGTTGGTTATGAAGTTGGTGCCAATCGTTTTAAAGATGCAAAAACCTATAGTTGGTTAGCAGTAGGTACAGCCATATCGTTTAGCTTTATCTCTGCAACGATATTACTCCTATTTAGAGAACAAATTGCAACTATTTATACGAATGATCAAGCAGTAATTACGTTGGCCGTTCAATTTTTCTTCTTTGCGGCATTATTTCAGCTTTCAGATTCTATTCAAGCTCCAGTTCAAGGAGCACTTCGAGGTTATAAAGATGTCACGATTACTTTTATAATGGCTATCGTTTCGTATTGGATTATTGGGTTACCTACTGGATATATTCTAGCAAATTATACTTCTTTTGAACGATTCGGCTATTGGATTGGCCTTATTGTTGGTCTAACACTAGGAGCTCTCACACTTGGTTCAAGACTCATTTATTTACAAAGGAAAATCAAAAAAAACGACGCGTAA
- a CDS encoding 2-oxoglutarate dehydrogenase E1 component, which yields MSNKQSPWSAFSGPNLGYVMEQYDLYLQSPEEVDIELVSLFQQYGAPSIGNSSELSTNSSVSVGSSNDFDKIIRAIQLADAIRSSGHLAANIYPLNDGPKNESKIDIKTYNLTEQDLIEVPVTFLIANAPRNITNGLQAIEHLKAVYTTNIAFEIAHIVEPEERTWLQNRIENGVIKENLSADDKKNLLKRLTQIEGFEKFIHRTFVGAKRFSIEGLDTLVVLIDELVRQSDKTLTKQVNIGMAHRGRLNVLTHVLNKPYEMMFAEFAHVPTESFLPKDGSLELSEGYYGDVKYHKGASYHSKSGLTVQLAYNPSHLEVVSPIVTGQTRAAQESTSMPGFPIQDKNAAFAILIHGDAAFPGQGIVTEVLNYSRVRGFQTGGSIHIIANNMIGFTTESYDSRSTYYSSDPAKGYEVPVIHVNADDPEAVLGVAKFAYEYRKQFGKDVVIDLLGYRRYGHNEMDEPLVTNPTMYHLIHKHPTVREIYGQQLVKENLIETKEIQSLDESIFSGMQQAYDRVKELPQSTAHEIVIPEAVLNGMPEIQTGVVEQQLKKINEELLTWPKGFTAFKKLEKILKRREEPFKGKGKVDWGHAETLAFATILQDGNSVRLTGQDAQRGTFSHRHLVLHDETTGAELTPMHYITDAKASFVVYNSPLTEAAVLGYEFGYNLEDNNSLSIWEAQYGDFANMAQVMFDNFISAARSKWGLKSGLVMLLPHAAEGQGAEHSSARLERYLQLAAENNWTVANLSSAANYFHILRRQAKMLKDEAIRPLIIVSPKSLLRHPLVGADVAELTTGQFETVIEQPGLGKNTKKVQKIVFASGKLAIDLADKVKDGAGYEHLHIVRIEQLYPFPTEKIQAIIEKYPNAKQLVWAQEEPKNQGSWNFALPYLLELANGKEISYVGRVDRSSTAEGDIDTYKVEQARIIEEAVKSI from the coding sequence ATGTCGAACAAACAATCACCTTGGTCAGCTTTTTCTGGTCCTAACCTTGGTTATGTAATGGAGCAGTATGATTTATATCTACAATCTCCGGAAGAAGTGGACATTGAATTAGTTAGTCTATTTCAACAATATGGGGCTCCTTCCATAGGAAATTCTTCAGAATTAAGTACAAATTCTTCTGTTTCTGTAGGATCTTCGAATGATTTTGATAAGATTATTCGAGCTATACAGCTAGCAGATGCTATTCGTTCATCTGGTCATCTTGCTGCTAATATTTATCCTCTTAATGATGGCCCTAAGAACGAATCAAAAATCGATATTAAAACTTATAATTTAACAGAACAAGATTTAATAGAAGTACCAGTTACTTTTCTTATTGCCAATGCACCAAGAAATATTACAAATGGATTGCAAGCAATCGAACATTTAAAAGCAGTATACACAACTAATATTGCTTTTGAAATTGCTCATATTGTGGAACCAGAAGAGCGTACTTGGTTACAAAATCGAATTGAAAACGGCGTTATTAAAGAAAACCTATCAGCAGATGATAAGAAAAACTTATTAAAACGTTTAACTCAAATTGAAGGTTTCGAGAAATTCATTCACCGTACATTTGTAGGAGCAAAACGTTTCTCCATAGAAGGCTTAGATACATTAGTCGTATTAATAGATGAATTGGTACGTCAATCGGATAAAACACTAACGAAACAAGTTAACATTGGAATGGCCCACCGTGGACGTCTAAATGTATTAACACATGTTTTAAATAAACCTTATGAAATGATGTTTGCAGAATTTGCACATGTTCCAACTGAATCATTCTTACCTAAAGATGGGTCGCTGGAATTATCAGAAGGATACTATGGAGATGTAAAATACCATAAAGGTGCTTCTTATCACTCAAAATCGGGATTAACTGTCCAGTTAGCATATAATCCATCTCATTTAGAAGTAGTAAGTCCAATCGTAACAGGGCAAACTCGTGCTGCACAAGAATCTACTAGCATGCCAGGATTTCCAATACAAGATAAGAATGCAGCATTTGCAATCCTAATTCACGGTGATGCCGCATTTCCAGGTCAAGGCATCGTAACAGAAGTATTAAATTATAGTCGTGTTCGTGGATTTCAAACGGGTGGATCTATTCATATTATCGCAAATAATATGATTGGTTTTACTACAGAGTCTTATGATTCTCGCTCTACTTATTACTCATCAGATCCTGCTAAAGGATATGAAGTCCCTGTCATTCATGTAAACGCAGATGATCCCGAAGCTGTATTAGGTGTGGCTAAATTTGCTTATGAATACCGTAAACAATTTGGAAAAGATGTAGTTATCGATCTTCTAGGATACCGTCGTTATGGTCATAATGAAATGGATGAACCATTAGTGACAAATCCTACGATGTATCATCTTATTCACAAACATCCAACGGTCCGAGAAATATATGGTCAACAATTAGTAAAAGAAAATTTAATTGAAACTAAAGAAATACAATCTTTAGATGAATCTATTTTTAGCGGTATGCAACAAGCATATGACCGAGTAAAAGAACTTCCACAATCCACTGCACATGAAATTGTTATTCCTGAAGCAGTATTAAATGGAATGCCGGAAATTCAAACGGGTGTTGTTGAGCAACAGTTGAAAAAAATAAACGAAGAATTACTTACATGGCCTAAAGGTTTTACTGCGTTCAAAAAGTTAGAAAAAATTCTTAAACGTCGTGAAGAACCATTTAAAGGTAAAGGGAAAGTGGATTGGGGTCATGCTGAAACACTTGCATTTGCAACTATTTTACAAGATGGAAATTCCGTCCGTTTAACAGGTCAAGATGCACAGCGTGGAACTTTCTCACACAGACACTTAGTTTTGCATGATGAAACTACTGGTGCAGAATTAACGCCAATGCATTATATTACTGATGCAAAAGCATCCTTTGTTGTTTACAATAGTCCATTAACCGAAGCAGCGGTTCTAGGTTATGAATTTGGATATAATCTCGAGGATAATAATTCTTTATCTATTTGGGAAGCTCAATATGGTGACTTTGCAAATATGGCACAAGTTATGTTTGATAATTTTATCAGTGCTGCACGTTCCAAATGGGGCTTGAAATCGGGATTAGTGATGCTTCTTCCTCACGCAGCTGAAGGTCAAGGGGCAGAACATTCAAGTGCTCGACTAGAACGTTATTTACAACTTGCTGCTGAAAACAACTGGACGGTTGCGAATCTTTCAAGTGCAGCAAACTATTTCCATATTTTGCGTAGACAAGCGAAAATGTTAAAAGATGAAGCAATTCGTCCATTAATTATCGTATCTCCAAAATCACTGTTACGTCATCCATTAGTAGGAGCAGATGTAGCAGAGTTAACAACAGGTCAATTTGAAACAGTAATTGAACAACCAGGTCTAGGAAAAAATACGAAAAAGGTTCAAAAAATCGTTTTTGCAAGTGGTAAATTGGCAATTGACTTAGCAGATAAAGTGAAAGATGGAGCTGGATATGAACATTTGCATATTGTGCGAATAGAACAACTGTATCCATTCCCAACTGAAAAAATTCAAGCAATTATCGAAAAATATCCAAATGCGAAACAACTTGTTTGGGCTCAAGAGGAACCTAAAAACCAAGGTTCTTGGAATTTTGCACTACCATATTTACTAGAACTAGCGAATGGGAAAGAAATCTCATACGTAGGACGTGTAGACCGTTCAAGTACCGCTGAAGGTGATATTGATACGTATAAAGTAGAACAAGCGCGTATAATAGAAGAAGCAGTGAAAAGCATTTAA
- a CDS encoding sensor histidine kinase, giving the protein MKNWTLQKKWTYSSAISIFLSFLTMCVILYFSLFNWMLISEKKTAQNTLNEVVQSLQSKGPFITIQDISRNRTLLNQIVNQKQSIRLLNKDGIELLRINDASNFPEYSKESSTEFQRDVINNQLVYHKVEELNFGTFSGFVEISHSLDSFSELMNYILIAMLIFAVISLLISALIGYSLSSILLKPIKELRGEMQRAKQHKFSEKVNFHYSSNDELGELLIIYKELMNEVSKTINRQDEFIYNVSHELRTPIQVVEGHLSLLNRWGKDDRHVLEESLIISLEEIQKMKRLMEEMLKLAKREHAEETFQTSILEVVKFLQKEYKLIHPKVAISMEINPDYFVTIQPTALQQILRNLIDNSIKYNENDPIITIEVTRNAKNMVISLADNGIGISSDQITKIFERFYTVDEARTKSKGGSGLGLSIVKMLVKEYKGEIDVESKLGEGAMFRVYLPYTTSK; this is encoded by the coding sequence ATGAAAAACTGGACACTTCAAAAAAAATGGACCTATAGCTCTGCCATCTCTATCTTTTTAAGCTTTCTGACAATGTGTGTCATACTTTACTTTTCTCTTTTTAATTGGATGCTCATTTCAGAAAAGAAAACTGCTCAAAATACATTGAATGAAGTAGTACAATCTTTACAATCGAAAGGACCATTTATAACAATTCAAGACATTAGTAGAAATCGAACATTGTTAAACCAAATTGTCAATCAAAAGCAGTCAATTCGATTATTAAACAAAGACGGTATTGAATTACTGCGAATAAATGATGCAAGTAATTTCCCGGAATACTCAAAAGAATCCTCTACTGAATTTCAGAGAGATGTGATAAATAATCAACTTGTTTATCATAAAGTAGAAGAATTGAATTTTGGAACTTTTTCAGGGTTTGTAGAAATTTCTCATAGTTTAGATAGCTTCTCAGAGCTCATGAACTATATTTTAATTGCAATGCTTATATTTGCGGTTATTTCTCTTCTAATTTCTGCACTTATTGGGTATTCCTTGTCTTCGATTTTATTAAAACCAATTAAGGAACTTAGAGGGGAGATGCAGCGGGCCAAGCAACATAAGTTTTCCGAAAAAGTTAATTTTCATTACTCTTCAAATGATGAATTAGGAGAATTGTTAATCATTTACAAAGAACTTATGAACGAAGTTTCCAAAACAATTAACAGACAGGATGAATTTATTTACAATGTTTCGCATGAGTTAAGAACACCAATACAAGTAGTAGAAGGTCATTTGTCCCTTCTTAATCGTTGGGGAAAAGATGATCGACATGTTTTAGAAGAGTCTTTAATAATCTCTTTAGAAGAAATACAAAAAATGAAGAGGTTAATGGAAGAAATGTTAAAACTTGCGAAAAGGGAACATGCAGAAGAAACATTTCAAACAAGTATTTTAGAGGTGGTAAAGTTTTTACAAAAAGAATATAAATTGATTCATCCTAAAGTGGCTATTTCAATGGAAATTAATCCCGATTATTTTGTTACTATTCAACCAACTGCTTTGCAGCAAATCCTTCGAAACTTGATTGATAATTCGATTAAATACAACGAAAATGATCCAATTATAACGATTGAAGTAACTCGAAATGCTAAAAACATGGTTATTTCTTTAGCGGATAATGGAATTGGAATTTCTAGTGATCAAATTACGAAAATTTTTGAACGATTTTATACTGTAGATGAAGCTAGAACAAAATCAAAAGGTGGATCCGGTTTAGGTTTAAGTATTGTTAAAATGTTGGTAAAGGAATATAAAGGAGAGATTGATGTAGAAAGCAAGTTGGGAGAAGGCGCAATGTTCCGTGTTTATCTTCCATATACTACTAGTAAGTGA
- a CDS encoding undecaprenyldiphospho-muramoylpentapeptide beta-N-acetylglucosaminyltransferase produces MNNNTIVLTGGGTAGHVSLNQAIIPELIEKGYEIHYIGSSNGIEKTIITENFPEIPYYAISNGKLRRYFSMKNFSDPIKVLYGTMQAAIILKKVKPSLVFSKGGFVSVPVVIAAKLANIPVVIHESDITLGLANKIASSFSKHVFTVFDETLKYLPAEKASSIGAIIRPDLLNGNSFTAEELTGFRADKETIIIMGGSQGAAKINEAIYENIDVLTMKYQIIHLCGKGNVNMSLKGKPNYIAYEYVNNELPHLLKISNYVITRAGSNSIFEFLALKKPMLLIPLSIHASRGDQLLNANYFEEKGFGIVLEEDALTPNTFLESITRLVQQSDEITANQYRAISPKTPTQFVETLLTYKKNTSGL; encoded by the coding sequence ATGAATAATAACACAATTGTTTTAACAGGTGGAGGAACTGCGGGACATGTTTCATTAAACCAAGCAATTATTCCTGAATTAATAGAAAAAGGCTATGAAATACATTATATAGGTTCTTCTAATGGAATAGAAAAAACAATAATTACTGAAAACTTCCCGGAAATACCATATTATGCGATTTCAAATGGGAAGCTTAGACGGTATTTTTCTATGAAGAACTTTTCCGATCCCATTAAAGTCCTTTATGGCACTATGCAAGCCGCAATAATACTCAAAAAAGTAAAACCATCTCTCGTATTCTCAAAAGGTGGATTTGTCTCGGTTCCAGTTGTAATTGCAGCAAAACTAGCAAACATACCAGTAGTTATTCATGAATCTGATATTACACTTGGGCTTGCTAATAAAATTGCTAGTTCCTTTTCAAAACATGTTTTTACAGTTTTTGATGAGACGTTGAAATACTTGCCTGCAGAAAAAGCTTCCTCTATCGGAGCAATTATTCGCCCAGATTTGTTAAATGGAAATTCCTTTACTGCAGAGGAGTTAACTGGATTCAGAGCTGATAAAGAGACCATTATAATAATGGGAGGCAGCCAAGGAGCCGCAAAAATAAATGAGGCCATATATGAAAATATAGATGTTTTAACAATGAAATACCAAATCATTCATCTTTGTGGTAAAGGAAATGTAAATATGTCCTTAAAAGGTAAGCCGAATTATATTGCGTATGAATATGTTAATAACGAGTTACCACATTTATTAAAAATATCGAATTACGTTATTACAAGAGCTGGTTCAAACTCCATATTTGAGTTTTTAGCGCTAAAAAAACCGATGCTTTTAATACCCCTTTCTATTCATGCAAGTAGAGGTGATCAATTATTAAATGCGAACTACTTTGAAGAAAAAGGATTTGGAATTGTGTTAGAGGAAGACGCCTTAACTCCAAATACGTTTTTAGAATCAATTACGAGACTAGTTCAACAATCAGACGAGATTACAGCAAATCAGTACAGAGCTATATCTCCAAAAACACCAACGCAATTTGTAGAAACACTGTTAACATATAAGAAAAACACAAGCGGCCTATAA
- a CDS encoding response regulator transcription factor has protein sequence MKRQILLIEDEVNIAKFVELELKHENFEVRVVHDGREGLEYALFEAYDLLLVDLMLPSLNGLEICRRVRKQKNTPIILITARDAIIDRVSGLEAGADDYVVKPFAIEELLARIRAILRRVGGEDERNSKLVMSELLVDKNAHQVFYQDNQIELTKTEFDLLVLLMENKNKVLARDSILETVWGYDVEAETNVVDVYIRHLRKKIPEMSHMIETVRGVGYVMRQ, from the coding sequence ATGAAACGACAAATATTACTCATTGAGGATGAAGTGAATATAGCAAAGTTCGTGGAATTGGAACTAAAGCATGAAAACTTTGAAGTAAGGGTTGTACATGATGGTAGAGAAGGGTTGGAATATGCACTTTTTGAAGCCTATGATCTGTTATTAGTTGATCTAATGTTACCAAGTTTAAATGGACTAGAAATATGTAGAAGAGTTAGAAAACAAAAAAACACACCTATCATCCTAATTACTGCTCGTGATGCCATAATTGATCGAGTTTCGGGTCTAGAGGCTGGTGCGGACGACTATGTGGTAAAACCTTTTGCTATAGAAGAACTACTTGCCAGAATACGAGCGATTTTACGTAGGGTTGGTGGGGAAGATGAACGGAATTCAAAATTAGTTATGTCTGAATTATTAGTGGATAAAAATGCACATCAAGTTTTCTATCAAGACAATCAAATCGAACTAACAAAAACAGAGTTTGATTTGTTGGTTCTTTTAATGGAAAACAAAAATAAAGTGCTAGCTAGAGATTCAATTTTAGAAACAGTATGGGGGTATGATGTTGAAGCAGAAACAAATGTAGTGGATGTTTATATTAGACATCTTAGAAAAAAAATTCCGGAAATGTCTCATATGATTGAAACTGTTAGAGGAGTCGGGTATGTGATGCGTCAATGA
- a CDS encoding GerAB/ArcD/ProY family transporter, translating to MNKWTVSNKQLFLFLFIIQTGTIFITLQTRVIKAAEQNAWIVFTIVSFLHCVLLIIFNKYYKYFQLNKFEKWLFQIYWYVVVIIFLATIDFLLIVWVFPLTPHFIVIGLIVFISFYVNISKYAVPLNISVILIPFIILFLGALFLAVPDLIWTNLFPIGHIQKDQWIGGAKESLNAFIGLEAFLILRPFVQDKREIKTKQILSYQLALTLFFLITIMFTILFFPLEELKLIPVAITFLLKSQDVTFVERLDLFFTYIWMMWSIITVALFIFLGIHLYKTMHKRHFKFTVIIHLVIFICPLFLLSREILKTANDLLAYGHLFFGILLPLFILFKGWRKSLRE from the coding sequence ATGAATAAATGGACAGTGTCTAATAAGCAATTATTTTTATTTTTATTTATTATTCAAACAGGCACAATTTTTATAACACTTCAAACACGAGTGATAAAAGCTGCCGAACAAAATGCTTGGATTGTATTCACCATAGTCAGCTTCCTACATTGTGTACTGCTAATCATTTTTAATAAATATTATAAGTACTTTCAATTAAATAAATTCGAAAAGTGGCTTTTTCAAATTTATTGGTATGTTGTAGTAATTATTTTTTTGGCAACAATCGATTTTTTGTTAATAGTTTGGGTTTTTCCTTTAACACCCCATTTTATAGTTATTGGTTTAATCGTTTTCATTTCTTTCTATGTAAATATAAGTAAATACGCAGTGCCATTAAATATTTCAGTTATCTTAATTCCTTTCATCATATTGTTTTTAGGAGCATTATTTCTTGCTGTTCCAGATTTAATCTGGACTAATTTGTTCCCTATAGGTCATATACAAAAAGACCAATGGATTGGCGGAGCAAAGGAATCATTAAATGCTTTTATCGGTTTGGAAGCCTTTTTAATATTACGACCATTCGTGCAAGACAAAAGAGAAATAAAGACAAAACAGATTCTATCCTATCAACTTGCTCTAACTTTATTTTTTTTAATTACAATAATGTTCACCATTCTATTTTTTCCGCTGGAAGAATTAAAACTTATTCCAGTGGCTATAACATTTTTATTAAAGTCGCAAGATGTTACGTTTGTAGAACGATTAGATTTGTTTTTTACTTATATTTGGATGATGTGGAGCATAATAACGGTTGCGTTATTTATATTTTTAGGCATTCACCTATATAAAACAATGCATAAACGGCATTTTAAATTTACAGTAATTATACATCTTGTCATATTTATTTGTCCTCTATTTTTATTGTCTCGGGAGATATTAAAGACAGCAAATGATTTACTAGCGTATGGACATTTGTTTTTTGGGATATTACTGCCATTATTTATCCTCTTTAAGGGATGGAGGAAGTCATTGCGTGAGTAA
- a CDS encoding Ger(x)C family spore germination protein: MSKNISILIIVILLLSGCWDERLNKDFASIPMVGFDGEIGNLTGYFGLPGEQHQSEQFEMLSAKGISVQDVAQKVDQKVNERLDLSKLTSILLSDDTVKSDLDHYLDAYYRNSRSRLNTVLIITEGSTAPFIQYGDKMGSDVNNYYSEFVEGFKLESVLSKADIQQSLSDLKDEAIDLTLPYIIMSKEENIPELLGLALFSGKKFSGKTLNKDDSIVLQLMKKKKGKYPFLTFTHKEVPLTIRVDNLQRKMKWDGTHIEIHYKMKIGIMEYYKNHLLEKKEIQEIEKFLEETFTKQMEEILKVLHDSNCDALGIGRYARAFHPNVFEKNKWNEIYPTLTITPIVQVKVIETGIAD; the protein is encoded by the coding sequence GTGAGTAAAAATATAAGTATATTAATAATTGTAATACTCCTACTAAGTGGGTGTTGGGATGAACGTCTAAACAAAGATTTTGCGAGTATACCTATGGTTGGGTTCGACGGAGAAATAGGTAACCTAACAGGCTATTTTGGGTTGCCAGGGGAGCAGCATCAAAGTGAGCAATTTGAAATGTTATCGGCTAAGGGTATATCTGTACAGGACGTAGCTCAAAAAGTAGATCAAAAAGTAAATGAAAGATTGGATTTGTCAAAATTAACAAGTATATTACTTTCCGATGACACAGTAAAAAGTGATTTAGATCACTATCTAGATGCTTATTATCGAAATTCTCGGAGCCGATTAAATACTGTGCTAATAATTACGGAAGGCAGTACAGCACCATTTATTCAATATGGAGATAAAATGGGTAGCGATGTAAATAATTATTACAGTGAATTTGTAGAAGGATTTAAACTAGAATCTGTTTTATCTAAAGCGGATATTCAGCAGTCTCTTTCTGACTTAAAGGATGAAGCAATTGACTTAACTTTGCCATATATCATAATGTCCAAAGAAGAGAATATTCCAGAATTATTAGGGCTTGCTCTGTTTAGCGGGAAAAAATTCTCGGGAAAAACGTTAAATAAAGATGACTCCATCGTATTGCAGCTGATGAAAAAGAAGAAAGGGAAGTATCCTTTTTTAACGTTCACACACAAAGAAGTCCCTTTAACGATTAGAGTTGATAATTTACAAAGGAAAATGAAATGGGACGGTACGCATATTGAAATACATTATAAAATGAAAATAGGAATAATGGAATATTATAAGAATCATTTATTAGAGAAAAAAGAAATCCAGGAAATAGAAAAATTTTTAGAAGAAACATTTACGAAACAAATGGAAGAAATTTTAAAAGTATTACACGATAGTAATTGTGACGCTCTTGGAATAGGTCGTTATGCAAGGGCCTTTCATCCAAATGTATTTGAGAAAAATAAATGGAATGAAATATATCCAACCTTAACTATTACTCCAATTGTGCAAGTAAAAGTTATTGAAACAGGCATAGCAGATTGA